GGGTTTCTCATATTTTTCCATCCCAACGGGGTTTGTACCGTCATCTATTTTTAAATTAATGGCCCATTAGACGAGGGCCGAATAATATAACCGAAGCTCCGGCTAAACATAAGACCATTCCCATATAATCCGACCAAAAAGGTTTTGTCCCTTCAACCACGGTTAACCACAATAAAGACGAAATGATGTAAATCCCCCCGTACGCCGCGTAGGCTCTCCCCGCA
This region of Nitrospiria bacterium genomic DNA includes:
- a CDS encoding YnfA family protein, which produces MVNYFWFFLAAFFEIFGCYAFWIWWRLDKSFLWILPGVLSLALFAFVLTRVEVPFAGRAYAAYGGIYIISSLLWLTVVEGTKPFWSDYMGMVLCLAGASVILFGPRLMGH